The following coding sequences are from one Paracoccus alcaliphilus window:
- a CDS encoding bifunctional metallophosphatase/5'-nucleotidase produces MKRRLLTAVCAAALYAGAAQAEMVLHILHTNDVHSRIEEINAFDSTCDAETSAAGECFGGVARIATKINELRDQITADGGHVIVLDAGDQYQGSLFYTTYKGEEVVEFMNAIGYDAMAIGNHEFDDGNEGLNVLLEGADFPVISSNLDLSQSDLLKDKVERALVLDVGGDRVGIISALAMDTPETASPGDDVIFVDDMESLKAGVQALTEQGVDKIIALTHVGYLRDQDFAAEVAGLDAVVGGHSHTLLGDMDGAEGPYPTLVAGPDGVEVPVVTAYAYSKYIGHLTLTFDDAGNVTDIAGQPVLLDASVEPDAGLLARVQEMAAPIEELRQQVVAQTAAPIDGDRVNCRARECEMGSLVADAMLDRVRDQGVSIAIANGGGLRASIDAGPVTMGEVYTVLPFQNTLATFQLNGADVVEALENGASQYEEGAGRFAQVAGLKYTVDPAAAPGSRISEVLVQQGEEWVPIQPDETYGVASNNYMRSGGDGYQVFATKAQNAYDFGPDLAEVLAEYLAAQGADYAPVLDGRITVR; encoded by the coding sequence ATGAAGCGTCGCCTTCTGACTGCGGTTTGTGCTGCCGCGCTGTATGCCGGGGCCGCGCAGGCCGAGATGGTCCTGCATATCCTGCATACGAATGACGTTCACAGCCGCATCGAAGAGATCAACGCCTTCGACAGCACCTGCGACGCGGAAACCTCGGCCGCGGGGGAATGTTTCGGGGGCGTGGCGCGGATTGCCACCAAGATCAACGAATTGCGCGACCAGATCACGGCGGATGGCGGCCATGTCATCGTTCTGGATGCGGGCGATCAGTATCAGGGCAGCCTGTTCTATACGACCTATAAGGGCGAGGAGGTGGTCGAGTTCATGAATGCCATCGGCTATGACGCGATGGCGATCGGCAACCACGAGTTCGACGATGGCAATGAGGGCTTGAATGTTCTGCTGGAAGGCGCTGATTTTCCGGTCATATCCTCGAATCTGGATCTGTCCCAGTCGGATCTGCTGAAGGACAAGGTCGAGCGCGCATTGGTGCTGGATGTGGGCGGCGACCGGGTCGGGATCATCTCGGCGTTGGCGATGGACACGCCTGAAACGGCATCGCCCGGTGACGATGTGATCTTTGTCGATGATATGGAAAGCCTGAAGGCCGGGGTTCAGGCACTGACCGAACAGGGTGTCGACAAGATCATCGCGCTGACCCATGTCGGCTATCTGCGCGATCAGGATTTTGCCGCTGAAGTAGCCGGGCTGGATGCCGTTGTCGGCGGCCATTCGCATACCCTGCTGGGCGATATGGACGGGGCCGAGGGGCCATATCCGACCCTTGTTGCGGGGCCGGACGGTGTCGAGGTTCCGGTGGTAACCGCCTATGCCTATTCGAAATATATCGGGCATCTGACGCTGACCTTCGATGATGCGGGCAATGTGACCGATATTGCGGGTCAGCCGGTGCTGCTGGACGCCTCGGTCGAGCCCGATGCGGGGCTGCTGGCGCGGGTGCAGGAAATGGCCGCGCCCATCGAGGAATTGCGCCAGCAGGTGGTGGCACAGACCGCCGCGCCCATCGATGGCGACCGGGTGAACTGTCGGGCGCGCGAATGCGAGATGGGATCGCTGGTCGCGGATGCGATGCTGGACCGGGTGAGGGATCAGGGGGTCTCGATCGCGATTGCCAATGGCGGCGGGTTGCGGGCCTCGATCGATGCCGGGCCGGTGACAATGGGCGAGGTCTATACGGTGCTGCCGTTCCAGAACACGCTGGCGACCTTTCAGCTGAACGGTGCCGATGTGGTCGAGGCACTGGAAAACGGCGCCAGCCAGTATGAGGAAGGCGCGGGCCGGTTCGCGCAGGTGGCCGGGCTGAAATACACGGTCGATCCGGCGGCCGCGCCGGGCAGCCGGATCAGCGAGGTTCTGGTGCAACAGGGCGAGGAATGGGTGCCGATCCAGCCCGATGAAACCTATGGGGTGGCGTCGAACAACTATATGCGGTCGGGCGGGGACGGTTATCAGGTTTTTGCCACAAAGGCGCAGAATGCCTATGATTTCGGCCCCGATCTGGCCGAGGTTCTGGCCGAATATCTGGCCGCACAGGGGGCGGATTACGCGCCCGTTCTGGATGGGCGCATCACTGTTCGCTGA
- a CDS encoding DUF952 domain-containing protein, whose protein sequence is MLIYKIFRPSEWATMQAQGETAGAPVDITDGYVHFSTAGQVPGTLARHFADEGELYLLACNADTLGADLRWEPARGGALFAHLYRPLRMADVLWTRLISPGPDGHQTGELE, encoded by the coding sequence ATGTTGATCTACAAGATTTTCCGCCCCTCGGAATGGGCCACGATGCAGGCGCAGGGTGAAACCGCTGGCGCCCCGGTCGATATCACCGATGGCTATGTGCATTTCTCGACCGCCGGACAGGTGCCGGGAACGCTGGCCCGACATTTCGCGGATGAGGGCGAATTGTATCTGCTGGCCTGCAACGCCGACACGCTGGGGGCCGATCTGCGCTGGGAACCGGCCCGCGGAGGCGCGCTGTTCGCGCATCTCTATCGCCCCCTGCGGATGGCGGATGTGCTGTGGACGCGGCTGATCTCCCCCGGACCCGACGGCCACCAGACCGGAGAGCTGGAATGA
- a CDS encoding quinone-dependent dihydroorotate dehydrogenase: MNIIERLGLTALHRLDPERAHDLSIRALAAGLVPLPGAPVTSERLRIELAGLSLPNPVGLAAGYDKNARATRALMTAGFGFVELGAATPRPQSGNPRPRLFRLRQDAAIINRFGFNNEGAQAIAARLRKRPAGIPVGLNIGANKDSADRAADFAEVVRIAGNAADFLTVNVSSPNTEKLRDLQGAQALAALLTGVIEARDQLQSRPPVFVKIAPDLDDAGLADIAAVARETGVQAIIATNTTLSREGLSDAQRDQTGGLSGAPLFTRSTQVLARLYRETGGTIPLIGVGGIGSTEQAWQKLRAGASAVQIYSALIYQGFSLAAKIAQELDARLQRDRLSLNELTGSGTTDWF, from the coding sequence ATGAACATCATCGAGCGGCTGGGCCTGACCGCGCTGCACCGGCTGGACCCCGAGCGGGCGCATGACCTGTCGATCCGCGCACTGGCTGCCGGGCTCGTGCCCCTGCCCGGCGCGCCGGTCACATCGGAGCGGCTGCGTATCGAACTGGCCGGGCTCAGCCTCCCCAACCCGGTCGGGCTGGCGGCGGGGTATGACAAGAACGCCCGCGCCACCCGTGCGCTGATGACTGCGGGCTTCGGCTTTGTCGAACTGGGCGCGGCCACCCCGCGCCCGCAGTCCGGAAATCCCCGCCCCCGCCTGTTCCGGCTTCGCCAGGACGCCGCGATCATCAACCGTTTCGGCTTCAATAACGAGGGCGCGCAGGCGATTGCCGCACGGCTGCGCAAACGGCCTGCGGGCATACCGGTCGGGCTGAATATCGGCGCGAACAAGGACAGCGCCGACCGCGCCGCCGATTTCGCCGAGGTCGTGCGCATCGCCGGAAACGCCGCCGATTTCCTGACGGTCAATGTCTCCTCGCCCAATACCGAAAAACTGCGCGATCTGCAGGGCGCGCAGGCGCTGGCCGCCCTTCTGACCGGCGTGATCGAGGCCCGCGACCAGTTGCAGTCCCGCCCCCCGGTCTTCGTCAAGATCGCGCCCGATCTGGATGACGCCGGCCTTGCCGATATCGCCGCCGTCGCAAGGGAAACCGGCGTACAAGCCATCATCGCCACCAACACAACCCTCTCGCGTGAAGGTCTCAGCGACGCGCAACGCGATCAGACGGGCGGGCTGTCGGGTGCACCGCTCTTTACCCGCTCGACACAGGTTCTGGCGCGGCTCTACCGCGAAACCGGCGGCACGATCCCGCTGATCGGCGTCGGCGGAATCGGATCGACGGAACAGGCGTGGCAAAAACTGCGCGCCGGGGCCAGCGCGGTGCAGATCTATTCCGCATTGATCTATCAAGGCTTTTCGCTGGCGGCAAAGATTGCTCAGGAACTGGACGCCCGGCTTCAACGCGACAGGCTGTCCCTCAACGAACTGACCGGCAGCGGCACCACAGACTGGTTCTGA
- a CDS encoding hemolysin family protein — protein MNSEPRLPDHPLGDSPAGAADGVGGDGRDLPSPKGFFGRFFGALTGNDDGGEEQAARNGNQSDAPSILNLRRMRVDDVAVPKAELVAAPDTVSLEELVGMFREHGFSRVPVYEGSLDSPLGMIHLKDLALKHGFGHESDFDLRPMLRPLLYVPPSMSIGVLLQQMQQKRIHMALVIDEYGGVDGLVTIEDLIEQVIGEIEDEHDEGHDVLWVQEKPGQWLIRARAPLDEVESETGLRLFDAEEEEDIDTIGGLVIALADRVPEEGEVIVHDSGAEFEIVEADPRRIKRVRMRMPEAQQAAETAAEAVRLMR, from the coding sequence ATGAATTCCGAGCCGCGATTACCTGACCACCCCTTGGGCGATTCGCCTGCGGGGGCGGCAGATGGTGTTGGTGGCGATGGCCGCGATCTTCCCAGTCCAAAAGGCTTTTTCGGCCGCTTTTTCGGCGCCTTGACCGGAAATGACGATGGCGGGGAAGAGCAGGCCGCCCGGAACGGCAATCAATCCGACGCGCCAAGCATCCTGAATCTGCGACGGATGCGGGTCGATGATGTCGCGGTGCCCAAGGCCGAACTGGTCGCCGCGCCCGACACGGTATCGCTGGAGGAACTGGTCGGCATGTTCCGCGAGCACGGCTTTTCCCGTGTGCCGGTCTATGAAGGCTCTCTGGACAGTCCGCTGGGGATGATCCACCTGAAGGATCTGGCGCTGAAGCACGGCTTTGGCCACGAAAGCGATTTCGATCTGCGGCCGATGCTGCGCCCCTTGCTTTATGTGCCGCCCTCGATGTCGATTGGCGTGCTGTTGCAGCAGATGCAGCAGAAACGCATCCATATGGCGCTGGTGATCGACGAATATGGCGGCGTGGACGGGTTGGTCACCATCGAAGATCTGATCGAGCAGGTCATCGGCGAGATCGAGGACGAGCATGACGAAGGCCATGATGTGCTGTGGGTGCAGGAAAAGCCCGGCCAGTGGCTGATCCGTGCCCGCGCGCCGCTGGACGAGGTCGAATCCGAGACCGGCCTGCGCCTGTTCGACGCGGAAGAGGAAGAGGATATCGACACGATCGGCGGTCTGGTGATCGCGCTGGCCGACCGGGTGCCGGAAGAGGGCGAGGTGATCGTCCATGATTCCGGTGCCGAATTCGAGATCGTCGAGGCCGATCCCCGCCGCATCAAGCGTGTGCGGATGCGCATGCCCGAAGCGCAACAGGCCGCCGAAACCGCCGCCGAAGCAGTGCGGCTGATGCGATAA
- the ybeY gene encoding rRNA maturation RNase YbeY, producing MPDDICVDTVIEDERWGKAGLEALAGSAVNAALVWHCLREAEVVVMGCDDARIAALNADFRGKARATNVLSWPSVDHPAHEPGARPNLPDQAELGDIAIAWETCRAEAEAQGKPFDHHVSHLLVHAVLHLLGYDHENDPDAETMEAAERSILQTLKIPDPYQEEMR from the coding sequence ATGCCTGACGATATATGCGTCGATACCGTCATCGAGGATGAGCGATGGGGGAAAGCGGGCCTTGAGGCCCTTGCCGGCAGCGCGGTGAATGCCGCGCTGGTCTGGCATTGCTTGCGTGAGGCCGAGGTCGTGGTGATGGGCTGCGACGATGCCCGCATCGCCGCGCTGAATGCCGATTTCCGTGGCAAGGCGCGGGCGACGAATGTGCTGTCCTGGCCCTCGGTCGATCATCCCGCGCATGAACCCGGCGCGCGTCCCAATCTGCCCGATCAGGCGGAACTGGGCGATATCGCCATCGCCTGGGAGACCTGCCGGGCCGAGGCCGAGGCGCAGGGCAAACCCTTCGATCACCATGTCAGCCATCTTCTGGTCCATGCGGTGCTGCACCTGCTGGGCTATGACCACGAAAACGATCCGGATGCCGAAACGATGGAGGCGGCGGAGCGTTCTATCCTTCAGACCCTGAAGATTCCCGATCCCTATCAAGAGGAAATGCGATGA
- a CDS encoding PhoH family protein — MGLTPTPPVASHPAETLLEFPDNRLLIDLCGANDRHLARIEEALGIHILRRGNQLAIVGGPEAQAEAAQLLRGLYARLEQGRTVALPEIEAALRMGIEEGGDASPTAQLEMFASGNYELRTRKKSVEPRTEAQKAYVRALFENELAFGIGPAGTGKTYLAVAVGVTMLIGGHVDRIVLSRPAVEAGERLGFLPGDMKDKVDPYMQPLYDALNDFLPGKQMQKLIEEKRIEIAPLAFMRGRTLANSFVVLDEAQNATTMQMKMFLTRLGEGSRMVITGDRTQIDLPRGMGSGLVEAEKILDGVKGISFSYFTARDVVRHPLVARIIEAYDAETEAALARGETEESRGTYVPRRPKRDDA; from the coding sequence TTGGGCCTGACGCCTACGCCACCCGTCGCAAGCCATCCAGCCGAAACCCTGCTGGAATTCCCCGACAATCGACTGCTGATCGATCTTTGCGGTGCCAATGACCGGCATCTGGCGCGGATCGAAGAGGCCCTTGGGATTCACATCCTGCGACGCGGCAACCAGCTTGCCATCGTCGGCGGTCCCGAGGCGCAGGCCGAGGCGGCGCAATTGCTGCGCGGTCTCTATGCCCGGCTGGAGCAGGGCCGCACCGTCGCCCTGCCCGAGATCGAAGCCGCGCTGCGCATGGGCATCGAAGAGGGCGGCGATGCCTCGCCCACGGCCCAGCTGGAGATGTTCGCATCCGGCAATTACGAATTGCGTACCCGCAAGAAATCGGTCGAGCCGCGCACCGAGGCGCAGAAGGCCTATGTCCGGGCGCTGTTCGAGAACGAACTGGCCTTCGGCATCGGACCTGCGGGCACTGGCAAGACCTATCTGGCCGTGGCGGTCGGCGTCACCATGCTGATCGGCGGCCATGTGGACCGGATCGTCCTGTCGCGCCCCGCCGTCGAGGCGGGAGAGCGTCTGGGCTTTCTGCCCGGCGACATGAAGGACAAGGTCGATCCCTATATGCAGCCGCTTTACGATGCGCTGAACGATTTCCTGCCCGGCAAGCAGATGCAGAAGCTGATCGAGGAAAAGCGCATCGAGATCGCGCCGCTGGCCTTCATGCGCGGGCGGACGCTGGCCAACAGCTTTGTGGTGCTGGACGAGGCGCAGAACGCCACCACCATGCAGATGAAGATGTTCCTGACCCGTCTGGGCGAGGGATCGCGCATGGTCATCACCGGTGACCGCACCCAGATCGACCTGCCGCGCGGCATGGGATCGGGGCTGGTCGAGGCTGAAAAGATCCTTGACGGGGTGAAGGGAATCAGTTTCAGCTATTTCACCGCGCGCGATGTCGTGCGCCACCCGCTTGTCGCCCGGATCATCGAGGCCTATGACGCCGAGACCGAGGCCGCGCTGGCAAGGGGGGAAACCGAGGAGTCGCGTGGCACCTATGTGCCCCGTCGGCCAAAGCGAGACGATGCCTGA
- a CDS encoding ABC transporter ATP-binding protein codes for MIGVRGLHKRFGGRAVLDGIDLDVAQGESLCVIGQSGMGKSVLLKCILGLEAPDAGQVLWQGRPLDRSTRPAFMAQFGMLFQGAALFDSLTVWQNVAFRLRQRMPDRQARPIALDKMARVGLGPETADLMPAELSGGMAKRAGLARAIADDPQVIFFDEPTTGLDPIRAARINALIRGIVTETGATAITITHDMESVRVIGDRVALLQDGHIAWDGPVSAMRDAAPLAGFLGPLAVTPP; via the coding sequence ATGATCGGCGTTCGCGGGCTGCACAAGCGTTTCGGTGGCAGGGCGGTGCTGGATGGCATCGACCTTGACGTCGCGCAGGGCGAGAGCCTGTGCGTGATCGGCCAGTCCGGCATGGGCAAATCGGTGCTGCTGAAATGCATCCTCGGGCTGGAGGCGCCGGATGCGGGGCAGGTGCTGTGGCAGGGTCGGCCGCTGGACCGCTCGACCCGTCCGGCCTTCATGGCGCAGTTCGGGATGCTGTTTCAGGGCGCGGCGCTGTTCGACAGCCTGACCGTCTGGCAGAACGTCGCCTTTCGCCTGCGTCAGCGCATGCCGGACAGGCAGGCGCGGCCCATCGCGCTGGACAAGATGGCGCGGGTCGGGCTGGGGCCGGAAACCGCCGATCTGATGCCTGCCGAGCTGTCGGGCGGCATGGCGAAACGGGCCGGGCTGGCGCGCGCCATTGCCGACGATCCGCAGGTGATCTTCTTTGACGAGCCCACGACCGGGCTGGACCCGATCCGGGCGGCGCGGATCAATGCGCTGATCCGGGGCATCGTGACCGAGACCGGGGCGACCGCCATCACCATCACCCATGACATGGAATCGGTGCGGGTGATCGGTGACCGGGTGGCGCTGTTGCAGGACGGCCACATTGCCTGGGATGGTCCGGTTTCGGCGATGCGGGACGCGGCACCGCTGGCCGGATTTCTGGGCCCGCTGGCTGTGACGCCGCCATGA